The Glutamicibacter mishrai DNA window TCAGGCACCGATTTTTTGCTGTCGTCGTTTCTAGATCAAGCTGAGGTGTTCTCGGTATTCCTCGAGCAAGGCTGCGATGAAGCCCTCAGTAGTGACCGTGCTGACGAGATCATTGGCGGCACCGACGGTCGTGGGATCCATCGGGACTTCCATCGCCTGGTACACCGCATCAAGAACCTGGCGCAGTGGCTCGGAATCCTCGACGACAAAAACCGAGGAGAACAGCCATGCTCCCGACACAACGCGCTGCGCGGTGCCTACCAGTTTCACCGGGTAATTGCGCGGTGATTCCGCGGTGGGCAGCCCATGGACTGAATGGTCTCCGGGGCAGTACTCCCCTGGGATCGGACCTACCTGGGCATCAACGCCTAAGCGCTTAAACGCATTGGCGTAAATCTCGGCGAACGCCTCAAAACGACGCCGTTGGCCCATTACGGCTTCGTGCTCGGGTTCAAGGTGATCAACGATGAGAGTTCCCCGGTGATAAGCTGCGGCGCGCCCGCCGGCCTTGCGCACCAGCGGGGCGAAACCGCGCTGGGAAGCTTCATCGCGGGCCGCTTCATAGCCGGCCAACCGGACGTCGCGTTGCCCAAAGGCCAACGTCGGGTCCGGGCGATACAGGCGCAAGCTCGGTCCACGCTCCCCTGACTGAACTTCTCGCAGCAGCTGGACACCACGTTCCAAATCAGCTGCAGGATCACCACTTGGTTCTTCGAATTCCAGTGTTAGCGGTGCATCCGACTGAGGATTGAACAAACTCATAGTGCTGAGTCTAATTCAGTCTCTGCGCTCCGGTGGAGTTGATGTCACAGCGCTCGAGTGCTGTTCAGGAGAAAATCTGCGCCATAATAATAGGCGTGCCAAAATCATCTACCCCTGTCATCCTGATCGGCGGACCTTCCGGATCAGGCAAGTCCTATCTAGCTTCCAAGTACGGCAATCCGCACCTGCCGCTGGACGAGTACTACCGACAGATCAGTGAAGACGGCAATCCGGTGGCATTCCCGCGCACAGCCTACGGCGAAATCGACTGGGATCATTCAGGGACTTGGAACAAGGAAGCCGCCCTGCGGGCCATCGACGAGCTGTTGGAACACGGCACCACCATGGTTCCCAACTACTCGATCGCGACCTCCAGCTACAGCGGCCACAGAGAAATTCGCTCGGAGAACGGGCCCATCGTGGCAGAGGGAATCTTCCTCTACGAGTTGCTTGAGCCGCTACGCGAAAAAGGAATCAACGTCCAAGCGTACTACGTTGACGAACCCGCTTTGGTGACCGGCATTCGACGCTTTGTTCGAGACGTGGCACAACGTCGCAAACCGGTCCTTTTCCTTCTCAAGCGCGGCTATGCGCTGTTCCGCGTTCATGGTGCGGATCGCGAAAAATACCGTGAACGCCAATTCATTTTGAGGTCGAAGCCTGAGCTCAAAAAGCTGCTCGCGCAGCTGGCTTCGTCGTAGGCCCCGCCTAGCGGGCACGCACCGTCAGAATCTGTTCAGCACGACCGAAGGGTCCTGATTGATCGTGTAGCACCGTCGAGGTCAATCCGATTCCATCAACACCGAAGCTCTGCTGGACTTCAAGGCCTAGCCAGGCTCCGGCAGGCTGCCGGTACATGTGGATCTGCAAGTCGAGATTCGGATAAATCCAGGTGCCCTCGTTCGGTTCGACGCGCGGCACCACGCCATTTGCCGTGTCGATCATTCCCACAAGCCTCGCCATGTCTGAAGCATCCAACGTATCAACTAGCGCGTAGTCGGTATGCAGCCATGCGATCCCCTTGCCAGGGCGCCATTGCTCGTTGGAGCGCAGTTCGATGGAACGGATATATCCACCTGGCCAGCGTTCGCTGATGTTCTGGACTTCGCATTCTTCCGGGCCAGGAATCCTGGCGTCTTCGATGCCTGCAACAGCGCTGGAGTCTCCGGTAATCACGCGCCAGGCACGGGCGACGATGCTGGTTCGTCCCTTGGCTGTCATTTCGGCTTCGATCAGCTCGATGGTCCGGCCGGGTCGTATCAGCCGTGTCGTGATTTCGAATTCTCCGGCGTGGATCAATCCATGAATTTCAAAGCTCAGCCGAGCGATACGCATGTCGTCACGAGGCTCGAAGTTCTCCAACGCATAAGCCAAGATTCCGGACGCAGGACCCATGTGTTGTTCATGTTCATTCCAGGCACCCTGTGCATGCCACGATGAGCGGTAGCGCCCCTCGCCTAGCGATTCAAAGTAAAAGTCACCTTTGGCGAGAATCTTTTCCAATTCCTCAGCGAGCTGGTGCGTCATTGCTGCCCTCCTGGCCGTACAAAAATTATTGCGCTGCACTCAGGTTATCCAAGAGCAACTGAAATCAATAGATTACTGATCTTTATCGTGTTCATGGGCCCTTTGCCCTGCGCTGTCCATAATGCCTAGAATTTCGGCAACGCCGTTCTTTGCCCACATCGCGTGTGGCGTCATCGTATCGAACTGGGCTGACTGGCCGGCTTTCACGTGATAGGTGCGTTCACCGAGTTGCAATTGGATTTCGCCAAGCAACACCGTGAACCATTCCTTGCCCGGGTGGATGCGCAATTCGCTTGGCGCCGGTGCTTTAGACGGGTCGATGCGCATTTTTGAGACGTTGACTCCGTTGACCGCGTCGTCGGTGGAGAGCTTCCACAGAGTAATCCCGGGCATGCTGATGGGCTCTGGGCGAATGATGATTTCGGCCTCGGACGTGGCCACCAGCTCGTCAAGGCTTGTGTCCAATGCCTTCGCCAGAGGCACCAACTGGTCCAAGGCGATGCGTCGGCTACCAGTCTCGATCCGGCTTAGCGTTGAAACGCTGAGTTGGGCTTTATTAGCCAATGATTCCAACGACCAGCCACGGTTCTGCCGCAGCGTGCGAATACGTTGGCGAATGATCTGGTCGACTTCCAATTCTTGCGTCATGCGCAAAAGGCTACACCTTCTCGCGCAAAACGTCGATACGCTGTGATCATCGGCAAGCAAGAGAACAAGGAGACATGCCATGGAACATTTCGAAGTCATCATCGTCGGTGGAGGAAGCGCTGGACTCGCAGCTTCGATCGCACTGGCGCGATCCCGGCGAAACGTGCTGGTGATCGATGAAGGGCATCCGCGTAACGCGCCAGCACAACACGCGCACAACGTACTGGGACAAGAAGGCACAAGCCCACTGCAGCTACTGGAACGAGGACGCGCTGAAGCTGAAAATTACGGTGTGAAAATCATCGTCGGCGCGGTGGACTCGCTGTCCGGTTCTCTCGAACAAGGATTCACGGTCAATGTGGATCAACGGGCATTTACCGCGGATCGAATCGTCCTTGCCACCGGACTCAAAGATGAACTTCCGAAGATCCCAGGCCTTCAAGAAGCGTGGGGCACTTCAGCGATCCATTGCGCTTACTGCCACGGATGGGAAGTACGGGATCAAGAAATTCTCGTTATCGGTTGCGGACCGATGAGCGCACATCAGGCCATGATGTTCCAGCAGCTGAGCTCAAAGATCACTTTCATTAATCACGCCCCGAATGAACTGACCGAAGAGAGCGCTGCATTGCTGAGCCGTCTGGAAATCCCCTTGGTCAACCAATCGGTCGCTGCTCTGGAATTCGATAGCGACGGGCAGTTGGCCGCCGCCAAACTGGACAACAACGAACGCCTGCGAGCCCAATCAGTCATCGTCGCCAGTCGAATGAACGTACATGGGGAGCTGTACCAAGCGCTGGGCGGCGAGCTAGATGAGCACCCGCTGGGAACCTACATTAAAGTCAACGAGACCGGCGCTACCGAGGTCCCAGGCGTCTATGCCGTAGGCAACGCGAGCAATCTCAGCGCCATGGTCATGGCCGCAGCAGCTTCTGGCACGCTAGCGGGAGCGGCCATCAATGCTGACCTCCTCAATGCAAAGCTAACCTAATCCGAGCTGCCACTCACCCGGAAATGAAGAGTCCCTCCCATCGCGTCAGCCTCCGTCAGACATGATGGGAGGGGCTCACGCGTGGTGTGCATGGCCGTTCGCTGACGCAGACTCGCCAGCGTCATGCGCATCACTTCCCACATCGCAAGGATCAATGGTAGGGTTAAATCGTTACCTCGACGCTTGCAGGTGTGACTCACCCGCCAGCAAGCGTTAGCAGTAGGATTTGTAGCACGGCCAACAAATCGTCTGTGCAATACAAATCGGTTCACTGATCTTCGGATTGAATGAACTCCTACCGAAACGAATTCTTCATCTTCTCTTCTTCACTGCAGAAAAAGCATCTCGACGTTTCCCAACGTCGCGCCTCTGTGGATTCCTTGTTCTACTCCGCTAGCGTGGGGTCATTACCCGTTAGCAGCCTGGATTCCGATGATGCTTAAGCTAGTGCAGCGACACCCGTTTTGGCCGATACAGGCAAAATCAGTATTCGATAGTCCGTATCGACGGCAGGCGAATAGTTCTCGGCAGCTCTGCTCGAGGTAACCCCAAAATTTTCCGATTCGGAACTTCGGATCGGCAACCGGGCCACAACGTGGCCAATCAATAAATAAGGAAATAACACTATGGCCACTGGCACCGTGAAATGGTTCAACGCTGAAAAGGGCTTCGGCTTCATCGCACCTTCGGATGGATCTGCTGACGTTTTCGCACACTACAGCGCTATCCAGAGCTTCGGTTTCCGTAGCCTCGAAGAGGGCCAGACCGTTGAGTACACCCTGGAAGCTGGTCCAAAGGGCCCACAGGCAACCAACATCCAGGCTCGCTAAGAGACTTTCTTCAAAGGTGTAGTTCCCCCGCAAGGGCTGGAACTGCACCTTTGATGCATTTAAGAATCAATATCCCCTAATTCCGGCGAGCACGTGCTGGCGGGCGCTCCCTCAGAACCCCGACGCCTAATAAACGCGCTGGCACCGCGGATAACCTCGGGAAACGCCGGAAAATCATCGCTATCGGATCCGGCAAAATAATTTCGCCCTTTACTTTCAATACCTGCTTCAGCCCTCGATGCATTACTCGTTGCATGCCTTGTACGACTAAAGTCGGCACAGTGCGCCGAAACTGGACTTTGGCAAGATGCTGCTCAGTCAGCTTGGACTCGCGTAGCGGTTCCGCCAGAAGACGCGCCGTCGCCACCGCATCCTGCACTGCCAGATTTACGCCTACTCCGCCCACCGGACTCATCGCATGGGCAGAGTCCCCGATGCAGAGCAATCCAGGTTGCCACCACTTCCGTGCGCGGTTCAATTTAACGTCCAGCAACTTCGCGTCGTCTAGTTTTAGGCCCGCGACCGAGCCGGCAAGCTCTGGCGCCGCCGAAATTATCGAGTCATGCCAGGCATCCACTCCCATCGCGCGTAGTTCAGTATCCATGCCTTTCGGCAAAATCATCGCCGTTTGCACATACCCGGTTCGAGGGATCAACACGAACATCCTGCCATTCACGAAGGCCGGAGACAGCGTAAATTCGCGTTTCAACGCTCCAGGGACCTTGAACCACCAGACGTCAATTGGAACCGAATAATCCTTCATCGCGATCCCTGCCGAATCGCGAATGCGAGACCATCTGCCATCAGCGGCGATGGTCAGATCGGCTCGTATTTCATGCTCGCCATCGGGCCCCGTGTACTGGACGCCGACAATCTTTCCCAAATCACTGAGCACATCGGTGACTTCGCAATTCATGCGCAGGGTGAAGTTCTCTTCTGCTTCGCCAGCACGTGCCAACAGATCTAGAAAATCCCACTGCGGCGCCAAAGCTATAAACGGGTACGGGTGATGCAACTTCGAAAGGTCCACCACAGTGACAGGAGAATTGTCCTGCGCTGGAAACTGCGCTTGGCTCACCTTGTTGAATTGGATCTGCTCAAACTGTTCCATCAACCCAAGCTCGTCGAGCAATTGAAGCGTCGACGGGTGGATGGTATCCCCGCGGAAGTCCCTGAGGAAATCAGAATGCTTTTCGAGCACTGTCACGGAAACTCCGCATCGGGCCAGCAATAAGCCCGCGACCATTCCTGCTGGTCCTCCCCCAACAACGATGCAAC harbors:
- a CDS encoding lipoate--protein ligase family protein, whose translation is MSLFNPQSDAPLTLEFEEPSGDPAADLERGVQLLREVQSGERGPSLRLYRPDPTLAFGQRDVRLAGYEAARDEASQRGFAPLVRKAGGRAAAYHRGTLIVDHLEPEHEAVMGQRRRFEAFAEIYANAFKRLGVDAQVGPIPGEYCPGDHSVHGLPTAESPRNYPVKLVGTAQRVVSGAWLFSSVFVVEDSEPLRQVLDAVYQAMEVPMDPTTVGAANDLVSTVTTEGFIAALLEEYREHLSLI
- a CDS encoding uridine kinase family protein, translating into MPKSSTPVILIGGPSGSGKSYLASKYGNPHLPLDEYYRQISEDGNPVAFPRTAYGEIDWDHSGTWNKEAALRAIDELLEHGTTMVPNYSIATSSYSGHREIRSENGPIVAEGIFLYELLEPLREKGINVQAYYVDEPALVTGIRRFVRDVAQRRKPVLFLLKRGYALFRVHGADREKYRERQFILRSKPELKKLLAQLASS
- a CDS encoding thioesterase family protein is translated as MTHQLAEELEKILAKGDFYFESLGEGRYRSSWHAQGAWNEHEQHMGPASGILAYALENFEPRDDMRIARLSFEIHGLIHAGEFEITTRLIRPGRTIELIEAEMTAKGRTSIVARAWRVITGDSSAVAGIEDARIPGPEECEVQNISERWPGGYIRSIELRSNEQWRPGKGIAWLHTDYALVDTLDASDMARLVGMIDTANGVVPRVEPNEGTWIYPNLDLQIHMYRQPAGAWLGLEVQQSFGVDGIGLTSTVLHDQSGPFGRAEQILTVRAR
- a CDS encoding helix-turn-helix domain-containing protein yields the protein MTQELEVDQIIRQRIRTLRQNRGWSLESLANKAQLSVSTLSRIETGSRRIALDQLVPLAKALDTSLDELVATSEAEIIIRPEPISMPGITLWKLSTDDAVNGVNVSKMRIDPSKAPAPSELRIHPGKEWFTVLLGEIQLQLGERTYHVKAGQSAQFDTMTPHAMWAKNGVAEILGIMDSAGQRAHEHDKDQ
- a CDS encoding NAD(P)/FAD-dependent oxidoreductase, translating into MEHFEVIIVGGGSAGLAASIALARSRRNVLVIDEGHPRNAPAQHAHNVLGQEGTSPLQLLERGRAEAENYGVKIIVGAVDSLSGSLEQGFTVNVDQRAFTADRIVLATGLKDELPKIPGLQEAWGTSAIHCAYCHGWEVRDQEILVIGCGPMSAHQAMMFQQLSSKITFINHAPNELTEESAALLSRLEIPLVNQSVAALEFDSDGQLAAAKLDNNERLRAQSVIVASRMNVHGELYQALGGELDEHPLGTYIKVNETGATEVPGVYAVGNASNLSAMVMAAAASGTLAGAAINADLLNAKLT
- a CDS encoding cold-shock protein; this translates as MATGTVKWFNAEKGFGFIAPSDGSADVFAHYSAIQSFGFRSLEEGQTVEYTLEAGPKGPQATNIQAR
- a CDS encoding FAD-dependent oxidoreductase, whose product is MKSTTGCIVVGGGPAGMVAGLLLARCGVSVTVLEKHSDFLRDFRGDTIHPSTLQLLDELGLMEQFEQIQFNKVSQAQFPAQDNSPVTVVDLSKLHHPYPFIALAPQWDFLDLLARAGEAEENFTLRMNCEVTDVLSDLGKIVGVQYTGPDGEHEIRADLTIAADGRWSRIRDSAGIAMKDYSVPIDVWWFKVPGALKREFTLSPAFVNGRMFVLIPRTGYVQTAMILPKGMDTELRAMGVDAWHDSIISAAPELAGSVAGLKLDDAKLLDVKLNRARKWWQPGLLCIGDSAHAMSPVGGVGVNLAVQDAVATARLLAEPLRESKLTEQHLAKVQFRRTVPTLVVQGMQRVMHRGLKQVLKVKGEIILPDPIAMIFRRFPRLSAVPARLLGVGVLRERPPARARRN